From the Quercus lobata isolate SW786 chromosome 6, ValleyOak3.0 Primary Assembly, whole genome shotgun sequence genome, one window contains:
- the LOC115950955 gene encoding UPF0613 protein PB24D3.06c, with the protein MNLSLSSSTSLSTSSTTSSSSSSSSSTSWFSGIVRGRSGSAKMSTNSSAAAGFGDSVSPIVKKNHWRGVLFKYGPKPIQVAFKTGDYKQQVIFIGGLTDGFLATEYLEPLATALEKEKWSLVQLLLSSSYSGYGTSNLKQDAMELDQLISHLINKEDSEGVVLLGHSTGCQDIVHYMRTNAACSRAVRAAILQAPVSDREYRATLPETAAMIDLASTMISEGRGSELMPTEADSGSPITASRYHSLCAYMGDDDMFSSDLSDDQLRMRLGHMSNTPCQVIFSMADEYVPEYVDKKALVERLCRALGGAEKVEIEYGNHSLSNRVSEAVQAIIDFVKREGPSGWDDPWH; encoded by the exons atgaatctctctctctcttcctccactTCTTTATCGACCTCATCAACCACATCGTCGTCTTCGTCTTCTTCATCTTCGACGTCGTGGTTCTCTGGCATTGTCAGAGGCCGCTCCGGCTCCGCCAAGATGAGCACCAACTCCTCCGCCGCCGCCGGCTTTGGTGACAGTGTTTCTCCGATTGTAAAGAAGAATCACTGGCGTGGTGTGCTCTTCAAGTACGGTCCCAAGCCTATTCAG GTTGCATTTAAAACAGGTGATTATAAACAACAAGTAATTTTTATTGGTGGATTAACTGATGGCTTTCTGGCCACAGA ATACTTGGAACCTCTTGCAACTGCATTGGAGAAAGAGAAATGGTCACTTGTTCAACTACTTTTATCATCCTCATATAGTGGATATGGCACCTCCAACTTGAAACAG GATGCAATGGAGCTTGATCAGCTGATCAGTCATTTAATCAACAAAGAAGATTCTGAAGGTGTGGTACTACTGGGGCATAGTACTGGTTGTCAG GATATTGTGCATTATATGCGTACAAATGCTGCATGCTCCAGAGCAGTCCGTGCTGCCATTTTGCAG GCTCCAGTCAGTGATCGGGAATATAGAGCGACCCTTCCAGAAACAGCTGCTATGATTGACTTGGCTTCTACCATGATAAGCGAAGGCAGGGGTTCAGAATTAATGCCAACGGAAGCAGACTCAGGATCCCCAATAACTGCTTCTAG GTATCACTCCCTCTGTGCATATATGGGGGATGATGACATGTTCAGCTCTGACCTTAGTGATGACCAGCTGAGAATGCGACTTGGCCACATGTCTAACACACCTTGCCAG GTTATCTTTTCCATGGCTGATGAATATGTGCCAGAGTATGTGGACAAGAAAGCATTGGTTGAAAG ATTGTGCAGAGCACTGGGTGGTGCAGAGAAAGTTGAAATTGAATATGGGAATCACTCCCTGTCTAACAGAGTTAGCGAAGCTGTCCAGGCCATAATCGACTTTGTTAAAAGAGAGGGGCCTAGTGGGTGGGATGACCCATGGCACTAG